The DNA window TACGGGTCGAGTGTAATTACATGAAAGCTGGACTTAATTTGCATATGCCGCAAACTGACTACGATAAGCGtcttaaattttcaatttcattgtTTATTAAGTGCCAAATAATTGTTTGTGTGCAGTGAGCCAAATTTGTGATCAAAGGTGTTCGGCCAGCCCACGTTTTCCGTTTGTAATTTGCAATTTCCTGGACTCCTTCACCTTCACCGCCCTCAAGTGGATATATCCTCTGCTATAATTATGAGAAATTCGTAAGCCCTGAAGCGTGTGAAAATTCGCAAATGCATCGCGCTTTCCCCGATTACCACCATTGATTATCGCCTTAGCTTTCTAATTACGAAACTTTCCAAGGGGATTAAGTCCAACTCCTGTGCCACTCACAGCCCACTGTGCGGAAGTGCTGAAAttaaacagaaacagaagcagCACTCACATTCGCAGATAAACATAAGCCTGCTCGACAATGGCCCCATTGTTTATGGCTTTCACACAAATTTTTATGCAAAATTTCAGCCAgagtaattaattttaatatgaaAGCCAAACATGCGCGCTCTAACAATTGTCATATAATTTGCCGTCTAGACAGTGGAAATTTagtattttcaattaactGCAATGGCAACTGAGCGCTACAACCTGCCACCCCCTTAACCCATTCCAACCCTTAACACCCCACAGCACAACAATGCACACAAAAAGGCGCACACTGATTATTTCCACGACGAGGGCAGGAAGTGAAAAAAGGGAGCTGCAGCTCCTCTGGCGGCTGACTGCCATGTTGACATTGTTGgctcaaaaaaaatatataaaatttaccgaaaataaaaacaactaaagaaagaaaaagaaggaaaGTATGATTTCACTGCAATCCGACGGTTTAGTTCACTTAAAATGCTAATGAATTTAAGATATCAGTGGATAATTATATAagatatttaatatttagctAAAAACCTCAAGTCTTAAATTCACGAGTGTCAAGTTTTACATCTCCTGGTTGCCAATATACCCGCAAGCTGGATTGAACCCATTGTGCAGGGGAAATCAGCTCACAGATGAATTCGGTGGGAAAACAGCGAAAATGAGCGGGGATCCCCCTGCTCGGACGCCCCTGCTTGCAGCCTTGAATCCGGAATAGCAGGCGTGCAGCAGCAGGCAGAGCGACGTCCTCATGGTTGGCAACAAAATTGCACTGCCAGTCACCCGAAGGGGGAGGGTTCACAATGGTGAAGGGGGGTGGGTAACGGATTGCAGAAAAATGAATGGGGGAATGGGGGGGTCGGGTTGCAGCCTCGTTCGTGTGCCAATGTCAGTGCACCTGTCGCTGCACTTGGCACTCGGCATTCACTTCGAGTCGCAACTCAACTCGCCTCAACTCATCTCATTTCAACACGACTGGCTGCTCCCTTTCCCAGCCAACAGTGCGTATTGCGGTGGCCGGGAAGCCTTAAAAAAAGGGGACCCCCACCCATGGTCGGCTTCGatttcacttttttcttttttttcatgTTTGGTCCCCAGCTTTCGCACTcgttttttaattgaaatttcatttgccCCGTTTGTTTGCACATAATTACGATTCGGGGGACTTTTGTCGCttgttatgcaaatttaaGGCCAGCTCATCCCGCTCTGAATGAGTGTGAATAGACGGAGATGCATGAATGCCCGACTGGAGCTGCTATctcatatttttcatatttattctTTTCGGCTTCGCTGCGGTTTCATTGTGGTGGGAATGGCCCAAAAAGGAATGGTTTTAGACGGGCTGAAAGAAAGAAGACAGCCTCCAGGCAGCTGAAGCTTCATTCAGCTTCTAGTTTCTTGATGGTTAAAAAATGAGCACGAAACTAAAATCCTTTCAAATGGTGAACTCGTCTGGAAAGGCAGCAAGAAGcttgaaaagttttccaaaTGCATCCATAAACTGTGCTACTTGCAATGTTGTAAGTATCAAAAATGTCTCAGATTACAGCAAATTTCAATGAAGCGAAGCGAAATTAGTAGTTCTTTGGTTGGTAAAGGCTTTCGGTGTCTTTTAGATGTTAAGAACATACTATAATAATCACTTTAATTGGCGCGTTTCAAACTAATAACCTATTTAGGCAATCAACTGAATAATAGTTATCAATCTGATATGAAGCCATGGATTAGTACGAACCCCAGTCGTACTTCCCCACATCGCTCCGGAAATCCGGCAGTTAAACCCATTGACTGCTGATTGAGTAATCAACGAATCGAGACCCCGTAATTCCGCAATTTACTTACATTGTGAGCCGTAATCAGTAGGTGGGTCCGGTGTGTCCTGTTCGGGGCTCTCAAGACATGCAAACACTCGCGCACTCTCACAGCCAAGTTAAGCGGTTCGGAAGTCGCTATATAATCAAATGCTGCCGCACTTCATTTGCCGGGGATTGGCCAACTGCTCCGTGCCCGCAAGGACATAATCCCAATGCCGCCCACTTGTTGGGGACTCGACCACTGGACAAGTTCTACACGGAGGAAAACTAATCGAATTGTATTGGCTAATAGGCAATCAATCCTTTTAATATCTTTAGTTTCATTTATCTATCAAATATCAATCAATGTAAGAAATAACTATTTTGTCTAAGTCTTCTAGATTGTTGGAAAACTGCACAAATGAGCTAGCACAAAAAAACACAACTTTAGACCATAAAAGGTTCAATATTAAGAAAATGCTGTTACTTGCTGTTACTGAATAAACCCTAACATTTTGTCAttatcttaaattatttttatggatGTGAAAACATACCGAAAGAGGTGTTTTATTTAGCTTTCTCTCAGTGTAGAGCCTGATCACACACGCACAATTGCCGTTCgtttgatttacgacatcggATTTGAAATTCCCCGCCGTTGCCTGCGTTTCTTCTtctaaactatttttttttgggcagGACAATGGCCGCAAACGCAATGGGCAATGCGCGCAAAAACGGTCACCGGAAGTGGGGTCACCAACCGGAAACGCGGAATGGTGCAAAATGGCGGGCAAATTACGCGACAAGCGGCAGTTTGCTGCCCGGCTGATTGCAAGGCGTACTCAGTGAGACGGCCAAAACGAATAGGCGAACTGCAACCGTGCACCGTGCAACCGGGAGCGGAGTAAAAAACGCAACCAAAGTATGCAAAGCACGCGAGCGTACTGTGGCACCATCAGCAGAAACACGGCCTCCTGGGCCTGGGTTCTTGCCACTGCCTCAGTTGCCTCTGTTGGCTATGTTGCCTCTGCCACTGCCGTTGCCGGAGAATCGAGAATCGGGCAGAGCAGAGCAGTGCAGTGCAGTGCAGGGCAGAGCAgaaaactgaactgaactccTCGAGGAAGGCCGCGCCGTGAACATTAACGCTGGCGTTAACGCTAACGGTAGGATGACGGATGGGGGTAATCGGGGGTCTGGCTGGTTGCAAGTGCCCCGTTGTAAGCGATACCCAGGAGGgagggtttttttttcaaccCAGCTTTTTATTTAACTCTTCTTTTTGCGGGCCATGCCGTGCATTCTCTTTTTATTCTCGCTGCAGCCACCCCGAAGCGGAGCTGAGGCTTCAGCCTAAGAGCGGAAAGTAGGTGAGGCACATGAGCTCGACGGCTGGCAGGATGAGGCGTCGGATGAGGGGCAGGATGAGGGGCCCGGAGAGTGTTTACCCCGGCTTAGACGGCTCTGACAGGCCGTCTGGGCTCCAAAGCATGAATGAGTTGTGGAAGCAAATGAAGTGCCACGCCAGCCGACGTTGCAACCCGCAGCGTATTTAAAGCAGAGAacaagcagcagcaccagcagtggcagtggcagcggcGGCAGTGCAACGCGTGCAGCACCTATGGAAAACGCAGCTGCTGCGCAGCCAGCAGAGACCAACGCTGCgatgcactgggaaaaaagaGTGTGCTCAAACACACCATTATTTCATTCTTTACAGCAACACTttttagctttattttaatgAGTGGTAAAGTTTTAGTAAGCAGTTGaagatttttataaaaattccaaaaaataGTTTACTTTTATTCCAGCTATATcgaaaacttttttttttaatgtaccAGAATAGGCGGCAGACGCTCACAGGCTATCATGTCACCGCTGGCGTCCTCATTTGTCTGTTTGCTGTGTACTTGTgcaatttttttatattttatttttaatttctttttttttttagccagACTGGCAGTCAGTCAGTTTAGTTGCTAGCGAGCCTGGGCATATTTTGTGCTTCATCATCTCGGCCGCTGATGATGACACATGCGAATGACTGCAAACAAATCCAGGGAGcggcagttgctgctgctgctgatgtagCTGTAGCTGCCACTGCAGGCTGATATTGCTGCTGTCATCAGCAACATTTCGCTGTGGCAGCTTCGCTGGAACTTTCTCATGGAGCGGGCGACTGTTTGCTGATGCAGCCAAATGCGAAAAGCGGGTGGCGCCACACCTGCCGACCTTGATGGGCGGGTTTAGACCCGGGGACCAGAACTCCCACGGCACGGTTTAATCAACGAATTACGCCGGATTCGAGTGTTAATAATGCAAATCTATAGATGGCAACGCAGACTAATCAGATTGGGTGCAGAATATCCAGCCTTATTGGATGGATGtcatcaaaaaatataaaacacgGGTAAATTCGTGTTTATTTGATAAGGATATTTTGAAAAGGGAATTATAAATGTAAGCACATTTCCAAATTGCCTGTACTTTAAGTGCATATTAAAGCGTTTAAAAATATGTGTAATTTACGATGCAgattataaaaatgaaaataataaaaggcTTTATGTGGgcttaaaaaaaggaaatcaaaGCAAAATTAAGGAACAAAGCCCCAAGAAGTTGTGATGGTCATGGATCTGGGGTCTGGCTGAGATTCCGCATAGACGGATTCCCGGGCGGAAGGCATGGCCCGCTTATGTGCTGTCCGGGGCACGTACTTGCGGTGGCTGCCACATAATGAGAGCTGGCTGCGGCACAAACGTGCCATAAACTGTGGCTCGCCCCCTTGGCCCCAGCAGACCGCCTCCGCCGATGAATATTCCTGTGGCATGCGTTGACAAAGCATTCGGGCCTCGTCATCTGGAGCATGAGGGCATATCATATAGGCaaagtttttccttttcccaGCACACACATTGTGTGCTCCGCACAtgggacacacacacatactacTCGCACATCAGGATGGACCGACGAGGAGCAGAAGCTCCGAGCTGGGGCTCAACTTTTATCGGTCTTGTTTTGATAGTTGACTCGCTGCTAAGCCTATTAAGGCGCTTGAGTCGTCCAACAAGCCAAAGACTTTTGCACCGACCGGGTTTCCACAGTCGATCCATCCAAAACCAAACCACCTCCCACCGCACCCAAAACCCTTTGGGTTtctgtatatttttttctccttCAGTTTCTGTTGTCTCCCTAGGAAATGATAGGCCCCACAAGGGAGCTAAGCTCTCGCTGGCGTGTCTGTTGCTGTGGCTCCTGTTAATTATGGGTGGTGGGGGTGGCTTAGGTGGATGTGTTGGTCTTGGTTTTGGATGAGGGTGGTGCAGGTGGCTGCTCGTTAGTGACGTCCTCAAAGGGCCTCATCTCTCCTCCATCGCTCTGTCTCTTTCTCTGTCCGCTCTGGCTGCAATTTTCTCAAGAAGCCGCACTTAAATGGCTTCCTATGCGGGTGCAAACAAAAGctgccaaacacacacacacatatatgtcTACGCCAGCTTTTGAATGTGTGTGTCTGCTACagttacaaaaaaaatgaaaaaataaggCAAAAATCGCTGCTTGAAGTGGTGGTTgaatttttcacttattttttcttatttttgtcTTGCAACGTGCAAATGGAAAAAGAGTTGCAAATTTTCTACTCCTGCTGTTCTGCGCAACACATGCGCCATTATgcaattgatttttcttcgtttttttaCGAGTTTTCCAACGCTGTTGCATTGTTTGTATGCCGCTGACTTTTCTCCCCagttttcttgtatttttacGTTTTTTTGGTTCGCTTGCCTGTCAAAGGTCATTCAACTTGGCTGCTACTAATTTGCCGTTGCCCTAGCAGGTGCGCCTAATTAAGCAGATACCCTGCTAGCAACTAAAGCCCAAAAGTCGGCAACAAAGCGGCTAGCAAACTCACTCACACATGTACTGAGGCAGGTGTCTAAAGTGACGCTTTACATGGCGAAAAATAAACTGAaaaaacacgcacacaaacaggCGGAAGAAGTGCACGTGCTCTATCTCCTCGGAGGTTGCATGCAACTTGGCTGGGGCTCATAACCCTGAATGCATGACTGCAATGAATGCAAACAGGCTGCAGAGACAGACAACTCACAGACGCACCCACACTCCAGTGGGAGAGGACACTACACCCACCACCTTCATCCCATCCTCCACTCAAGCTCCCCCTGCTTTTAAGACTTAACTGCAGCagattgcgtatacgcagcaTTGGCCACTTGCATTATGAGCACCTCCTGCTCTCGTGTCAGCGTGATAAGCAACCGCATCTAGGCATCTGCATTTCCATCTGCGACAGCTGCCCGCGTTTTGTGCGTTCTTACACTGCGTTCTAATTTCAAAGAAAAATGTTAGGAgctatttgaatatttaataagGCGAAAATACAATGGACTATGTTACTAATATCTCTATAGGTGGTTTAGTAGGGTAAAGGTAAGCGGTTTGACtgtatttgaataaaatttaaaaagactCATATTAGTTAATTTTTGAGACTGTTTTTTCGAGTGTACAACCCCCTGCAGGACCGAAGGTCCCGCTGATCTCGGCTGCATTCATGGCGAATGTCAAGTGTTGGCAGTTGGCTTGCCAAGATGTTTTGTTTGACGCCGGTACAACGCCAGCAACATTTGCTGTGTCAAGTGGCAGTCAAGTGCATTTAACAGGGCGCGTCTTTGATTGACGTTAGCCCGGGTTCGGTAACTATGGCAAAGGAAGCAGAGAGCAGAGAGCAGGaagcaggacgaaggacgaggGCAATCGCCAAGGAATTTAGCTGCAGGCGACTGCGTGCAATTGTCAAACGGAAACGCAGAAACAAAGACGATGTCAGCATAATCCGAATATCAAAGTCTGGCTTCCTTAAATGCTCAAGAGCTGTAACATTTCTGGTGCGTGTCAATCGCTTAATCAGGCCGAATGGGAATCGGATTGGGTTGCAACATCGGATCCAGCAAATCAACTGGTTTGCTGCATATTTATGAATACGTCTGGTTAGCCTAATTATGTGCGAAACGACAATGAAAGATGGACCTGAAACTGACCATCTATTTTGTGTAAAGTTACAACACAGCACATCGAAGGTTCAGTTTCTCTTCTCCTTTAATGaccacatatatattacaagcAATCAACGTACCATTATAAGGTAACTCACaataaataatgaatttaTATTTGAATTGTGTGTATAAGGTGATCAACACTTATAAACACATTATGAGCAATacaaaacacataaaaacTTCAAGATACCGCACCTATAAAAATAGATTAAACGGGCCTTATGCGAGTTTTATAGTTTGCAAATCATTTGCAAATCGACAGACAGATCTTAACACAAACATATAGTTATATAGTTATGCCTGCGTATTTGAGCCAAGATctaacttttacttttcgccGAGCTTCAAAACATAACTCGCTTCGCAGAAAGCGCAGACAGATGATGCGAggcgaattaaattacattaaACTTGGCCAAAGCGAACCATACTGAAGTGGCTAAAAGCGGAAAGGCCGAAACCATTTTCACGGCCCTCagcactaaaaaaaaaatgtggtaTATTTCCGTGGACTAGAAATTACCATAAAGGCCTGAAGCAACAAAGCTATGAAAAGGTAAACATTTTTGTTAACTCTATTACAAATACAcctaaatttaatattataactattatttaaaatggCTAGATATTTGGATAAAAGCCTATGCCTTAAGTTTATATAGAACTGGCATAATTTTTCCGAGTGAGTGGAGAAATGCAGGTAGACAATAAAGAGCAGCCAGAGCAGCAGAGCTGGCACTTTAATTACGACAAAATTTGCGTGAGTGATAGTCAAATGATGCCGCAAGCATCATTCGAGTGTTGGAGCGGGGAAAAGGTaaacaaataagaaataaaCGAAGCAGAGACAATAAATGGAAaagaaattatgaaattatgtGTTCGAACTGTTACAACGAATCAGAGCCAGCTGGCAGAAGCGGCGGCAGTCGGAGCCATACCATCCCGAGCTATGCCAAAACCCGTTTTCGGAGTGATCTTATGGCGGGTTGGGTTGGCTTGGCGGCTGTCTGCCCTGCCGAAGTTCATTTAGTTGCCAGCCGGCGAAGAGTTCACAACGCGCCGAGAGTCCAACAAAAAAAGCGAGCAAGATGCCCTCCCTATGGCTGTTAATCTCGACGGTGGGTTAACCAGTGTTGCCTACCCAAAGGATATACCTCTAAGCTGGATTTAATTTTTAACCCACAGCTGGCTTTGGTTAGCTGCCAGGACTATCATTACCACCGTCCACCGACTCCTTTCGTGGCAAAAACCTACCATCAGCACCAGCAACCTCAAGCCACCAAGTTCGTGGTGCAGACTTTGGGTCGCACCTACGGCTTGGAAACCCAAAGGGCACCGGCCATCTATGAGGATCACCAGACGCATATTGTCCAGGTATACCAGCAGCGACAGGTGCCGCAGTATCATCAGGCTCCCCGCCAACAATTGCACACTTCTAGCTACCAGAATCCCCTGCTGGTGAGCACCAACTACCAGTCTGGCACCGTGCCCTTTGCGCCTCCAGCTCCCGCTGCTCCTGCCCAGCCACTGACCAGCTATGGGCCACCTCACCTGCAGCACCAGTCGCAGCCCCTGCAACCTCCACCCCAGACACCCAATTACTTcccccaacagcagcagccacctGCAAGCTATCTGCCACCTCAGCAGCCTGCCCAGAAATTGTTCTTCGGCAATCCGTTTCCCTATGCCTCCGTGACGACCGGCTCGGGGCAACAGGTGCTGGATGCAGGACATGGATCAGGTGTGGCGCCCAATGAGGTGCAGGCTCAGCTATTGCAGGCCACCGGAGCTGCGCCACCACAAACTCGAGTGGGTAACCAGGTGGCTCAGTCGCAGAACTCCTCTTTGGATGCCTATGACTACAAGCAGGGCACTCCCGGAGAAAATCGAGAGTACCAGAGGTTCGTAACCAGCTGCCCGGGAGGTGGAGCCTGCCAGCAGAAGGAGCTCAATCCCGGCGAGGTGGATGAAAGCCACCAGCGGGTGCTGCAGACGGTGCGGGCCAGTACACAGCCTCGAGTGGAGGGCTGCTACAAGAGCCAGGTGATCTATGTGCCAGCGGGAGCTGCTGTCAATAGTCAGGGTCAGTTGCGACCAAAGAATCGACGCACTTTCGAGCGCAAGGAGCAGGTCCTCTCCAGATACCCTTACAACTAAATGTCCTCTCTAATCTCACTCACCGAATTTCACATCGAATTTATTAGTTGTTATGCTTAGTTGTCAGTTCGTTGTTTGTTGTAAATAAATCGATCAcagtttaaattttaaatcacGCATGCTTACCGTTTCGCGTGATTAATTTAACAAGCCCAAAAGTAGGCATACGAGTATATGGGAAGTCCATTCAGCAAATATGTTAATCGCATAACCTGTTGCATGTTGCTCAATCAGCTGGTGATGGTGATATTTTATTGTGGGATTGCATATGGTCGAGccatcaaatgcaaattagcTAAATTGATTACACAGCGAGAAATAGGGTCGATGTGCCCTACCATAGATGCAAATGTCTGGGCGTAAATGCAAATGGGAATCTAGTATGaccaaatggaaattaaatctATCAAAACAGATAGGAAAAGAGAGTTATAGGTTCGCAAAAATATTGTTGAtactaattaaaatttcattgaCATATATAGCTTAATGACGCAATTTATTTGATgtatagataatatttaaatggTTCCAGATCAATAAAAACACTTTGTAATTAATCAATTTCTCATTACCAAAGCACATTTAGTTTATGAAAATTGAATGACTTCAGTCATCGTTGACTTGTTGAGGAACACAAATGTACTTCAAGGCAGAAAAATTCTTTGTGCTAGTTATATTTTTTGGAAATATAATAGAAGTAAGGATACAACAAAATAAAGGATCTTACATTATAAAGTTGCAGTGATTTGTTTTTAAACCCAAAACGCCTCCAAGTTTGAGTTTGCATggcatttaatatttgtaaaggACCCGGCATTTTTGAGCTTCGAGTACTGTTTCATAAAATCCGTTAATCGATCGTATAAGTACATATCGCTCAAGGCCAATATTTACGAAGTACCCATTACAAACGAATCggtatgtataaaaaaaaattcttaaAAATCGCACTCACTAAGCGTATATATTGATGTAGGCAAAACTTCAAATTTCGAGGAGATTTCGGTCCTATATGCCCATAACCATAGCCGCCAGCCAGAACTTGGCGAATCCGATGCTCAGACTTCTCGAGGAGATAACCACAAACTACACAAATACGAACCACAAATGTCCCTATGACGTGGGTTAATGTGAAGTGTTCAAATGACTATTTCTTAATGTTATTTAATCACATTTTTGCAGCACGACCTTGTCGTAGATAGACTCCCCTCCCAATTTCTGAGTGAGCACTTCACCAACATCCTTCCACTTCCACCTGGAGATTACAGTTTTAACAGCATATGGTACAGCAAAAACATAGAACGGGCCACCATTTGCATATATTCCACTATATCATAATCAGAAGCAGCGGTTtcaaattgattaaaattatatatcaATTCTacgatatttatttatttctatgtTAATATTAAAGCCTCTTTTCACTCTCTTAGTGATTTGATTATGTCATAATAGGTTCTAAGGGCAGGGGAATACCAAAAATTAGCAGAATGGAAACAGCTTCTTCGAGCCAGTCAGTTTTGTGCGCCCGAAGCGACGAGACATATTAAGAATCGGAAACGGAGAACCATGAAGACGACTTCGGTGCTAACTTTTGTGGTAATAGTCACAGATCGAAAATCGGAATACTACATAACTCGTTTTCCCACTGATGACGTCAAACGCTTAACCCTGCTAGGTGATGATGCTCGGAGTGGCACTGAGCTTGGTTTGGGCCGGCGTCGATGATGGCTACCTTTATGACCAGCCATCGGGTGAACAACTCCAGGAACTCCAGGTGATCACTCCCCCCAGGAAGCTCCGGCTAAAGCCACGTGTCTACCCAGGGCACCCATCCCATGCTTGCGGAAACGTGGAGGCGGCGGATCATGCCGCTGCCCTGACCACCTACCATGCCAATCGCCCCCAGCCGCGTCGCATTTACAAACACCAGGAAATCCAGGTGGACAGCAAGTTCTTTGAGCCTACTCCGGATCGGATCCAGGAACTCAAGCGGATTCTCTTGGATCAACAATGAAATGTGGTTTTACTTAGTTGACGGAAAATTTTCGTGAAATAAAAGTCTGTTTATGTGAAAGTGAAGTGCATAGTATATTGTTTACTAAAATCACAtacaatttattataaaaacaaaacattttcgGTGATCCAAATTTGACTTTGTGCTTATACAAAAAATCAAGATAATTAATTTCTTAACTGACTCATGGCTATGTCTCCTATTAAGGAAACGTATACTTTTATTTAATATGTCGATATTTGGGTTATTTCACAGTTcccaatttaattttctgtCTTCTTTTTTGAGTATCTTTTGATATGCATCCATAGGATGTCAGTTTATGAACAAAAATCGCTTAAAATTGTGTTATTTTTAAGCCAGGCAATTCAATTCCAATTAATCCATTTACTTGTCTAAAAATACCCACAATCGTCTCATCCCTGTTTTTATTCGCCCGTTTTGGCCTGCTTTCGGTGATAAAGTGAATGTTAATGGATTTTGGCCAATTATATGGAATTAGATGGCATCAGCAAAAAGTGGCTTGAACAGCATTCCGATCAAAATGACGAAAATGTGATTACagttaacaataaataaataatttatttgtgaGCTTAAAccaacgaaaaacaaaaacataaacatataCAGTCGATATAGAAGGGAATCGAATCCATCTAGGCATCGTAGTTGTACTTCTTGCTATCGCCGGGATTCAGGCTGTACAGATCGTAGTCGAACTGGTCCCACTCCTGGTGATCGGCTCCTCTGGGCTTGGTGCTGCCCTTCTTCAGCTTGAGCAGCGCCTTCTTCTCCCGGTTGATGTCCACGTGGGGAATCTGCTGGCGAGCACGTTTCTCCTCGGCCGTCAAGGGCTGAGGTGCCCTCACCGGAGTGTGGCTCAAGAACTGCGACTCCTCCATTCCGAGATCGAAGTCGGGACTCATTTGGGCATCGTAGAAGTTGGCAAAGTTCTGCAGCTGCATAGACTCCGCGGGATGGTGATCGTAGTAGTCGGGCATGATGAGGTTGTAGTTCCCAGTGAGGGTCATCGGTTCCTGTGGCCTGGGTGCATAGGCGAAGCTGGGGGAGCTGGCGGATGTTCCCAGGTCCTTGGTTCGACTGTATCGAGGTAGGGCTTCCGAGAAGCCGAAGAGCACAGCTAAACTGCAGCTCAGCAGGATCtgaacaaaaaagaaaaattaatcaaaatcaTATTAGGGGATATTGAGCGTAAATTTGACGTTATTTATTAGATAGCTTTCATTGccgtttaattgaaatttaatcgAAAGACGTTTGAAATGGTCTCACAAAAAGTTAATACAGATTTATtggtaatatattttattttttagggAACACAACCTTAAGTAAATGTTTCTCATTCTTTACGATACTAATTGGCGAATGGAATTTAAATTGTTGTTTAGCCTAATTTGCAAACAATAATTAAGCAGTTCAATGAAGATGCTTACCATTTGTGTATTGTACTTGAAAGCCATTGGAAATGTACGAGTTTTAAcgcaaaaattgattttatataattcagatgaatttaattttagcaCTCTGTTGGTTGTTCACACTTGCTGGAGGATCTTTATGTGATTTTGGCTGACGTCCGACTTTATTCCCTGTCAGTACGCTTAATTCGAGCTCTTAAACCAGTCTAATGTTCTGAGCTGAGCGATTTTGTATTTAAAGCAAAAGccaggcgaaagccgaaagaatttcatttcattcgtttgatttgttttgttttgtttgccagACTTCGCTTTACGAGTATTGGCATGCAAATCCGGTTTCCAAACTTTGATTTCCAACTGAGCCGAGATGAATCTGTATCTCAAGCCGAATCTGATGCTGAGATGCTCAGATTGAGATTCAGAGGTTTGCGGAGTGAGTGACACACGTTGAGGCGAGGAGCACAGGTCAGGAACACTTGAGGGAAGCCGGAGATCGGGTTTGTGGCGTCAGGGACTTAATACAAAAGAAATGCAAATCTGGCCGGAATGCTCTCGACTATGAGGCGCTCGCGTTGACACACATTTGATGGGATGATTCATGGAATGTGCACGGCAATTAATCCAAATTGTacgtaataaaaatattaattgcaCTCGCTTTGTACCACTGAACTTGGGCGCTTGTGTGGC is part of the Drosophila sechellia strain sech25 chromosome 3R, ASM438219v1, whole genome shotgun sequence genome and encodes:
- the LOC6607395 gene encoding general transcriptional corepressor ssn6: MPSLWLLISTLALVSCQDYHYHRPPTPFVAKTYHQHQQPQATKFVVQTLGRTYGLETQRAPAIYEDHQTHIVQVYQQRQVPQYHQAPRQQLHTSSYQNPLLVSTNYQSGTVPFAPPAPAAPAQPLTSYGPPHLQHQSQPLQPPPQTPNYFPQQQQPPASYLPPQQPAQKLFFGNPFPYASVTTGSGQQVLDAGHGSGVAPNEVQAQLLQATGAAPPQTRVGNQVAQSQNSSLDAYDYKQGTPGENREYQRFVTSCPGGGACQQKELNPGEVDESHQRVLQTVRASTQPRVEGCYKSQVIYVPAGAAVNSQGQLRPKNRRTFERKEQVLSRYPYN
- the LOC116801718 gene encoding uncharacterized protein LOC116801718; translated protein: MYFKAEKFFVLVIFFGNIIENASKFEFAWHLIFVKDPAFLSFEYCFIKSVNRSYKYISLKANIYEVPITNESAKLQISRRFRSYMPITIAASQNLANPMLRLLEEITTNYTNTNHKCPYDHDLVVDRLPSQFLSEHFTNILPLPPGDYSFNSIWYSKNIERATICIYSTIS
- the LOC6607396 gene encoding uncharacterized protein LOC6607396; the encoded protein is MKTTSVLTFVVMMLGVALSLVWAGVDDGYLYDQPSGEQLQELQVITPPRKLRLKPRVYPGHPSHACGNVEAADHAAALTTYHANRPQPRRIYKHQEIQVDSKFFEPTPDRIQELKRILLDQQ
- the LOC6607397 gene encoding uncharacterized protein LOC6607397; the protein is MAFKYNTQMILLSCSLAVLFGFSEALPRYSRTKDLGTSASSPSFAYAPRPQEPMTLTGNYNLIMPDYYDHHPAESMQLQNFANFYDAQMSPDFDLGMEESQFLSHTPVRAPQPLTAEEKRARQQIPHVDINREKKALLKLKKGSTKPRGADHQEWDQFDYDLYSLNPGDSKKYNYDA